In a single window of the Melanotaenia boesemani isolate fMelBoe1 chromosome 2 unlocalized genomic scaffold, fMelBoe1.pri SUPER_2_unloc_6, whole genome shotgun sequence genome:
- the LOC121636092 gene encoding uncharacterized protein LOC121636092, producing MAMKMREWRKRKRDMDQLLCYSDSEDEQRTEINSSVESGSSSVPRTPLSGDSVPGTSYGFDFDTDVACFTDSEHDDDEGEGEEEGEVISSFEDDLRQWATEHKVTHRALNGLLSILRKQGHPLPVDCRTLLATPLQNTTESKCGGYYKYYGLEKGISENLRLMDSNEVHLAVNIDGIPLFKSSGMQFWPILVKCGHFDPFIAAMFSGKSKPSPLEDFLKDFLTEYKYLKDNGIVYKGQTYTVTIDALICDAPARAYLKCIKGHASYESCERCVIQGTRVEGRMVFGDQECTPRTDDRFARVEYRNHQTGLSPLIAAGIPCVSSCVLDYMHMVCLGVVRRMLIYLTRGPKICRLSVRQKDAISKKLIGLRGRMPSEFARQPRGLHEMDRWKATEFRQFLLYTGPVVLKTVIHVHTAGVR from the exons ATGGCTATGAAAATGAGAGAATGGCGAAAACGCAAACGAGACATGGATCAACTTCTATGTTATTCTGACAGCGAAGATGAACAAAGAACTGAAATTAATAGCAGTGTTGAGTCTGGGAGTAGCAGTGTGCCTAGAACCCCATTATCAGGGGACAGCGTTCCTGGGACATCTTATGGTTTTGATTTTGACACTGATGTGGCTTGCTTTACTGATTctgaacatgatgatgatgagggggagggggaggaagaAGGTGAAGTGATTAGCAGTTTTGAAGATGACCTGAGACAATGGGCCACAGAGCACAAAGTGACACACAGGGCACTTAACGGGTTATTGTCCATTTTAAGAAAGCAGGGGCACCCATTGCCAGTCGATTGCCGGACACTCCTAGCTACACcactacaaaacacaacagagtCTAAATGTGGAGGGTACTACAAGTATTACGGCTTAGAAAAGGGAATAAGTGAAAACCTAAGACTTATGGATAGTAATGAAGTGCACCTGGCGGTAAACATCGATGGCATCCCACTTTTCAAAAGTAGTGGAATGCAATTTTGGCCAATACTGGTGAAGTGTGGCCATTTTGATCCCTTTATTGCCGCAATGTTTAGTGGGAAAAGTAAGCCCAGTCCACTTGAGGACTTTTTGAAAGATTTTCTGACCGAATACAAATATCTGAAAGATAATGGCATAGTTTATAAAGGCCAGACCTACACCGTTACTATTGATGCTCTCATCTGTGATGCACCAGCAAGGGCATATCTGAAATGTATTAAGGGTCATGCCTCATATGAGAGTTGTGAAAGGTGTGTAATCCAAGGTACTCGTGTGGAGGGAAGAATGGTATTCGGTGATCAGGAATGCACTCCTCGGACAGATGACCGCTTTGCTAGAGTAGAGTACAGGAACCACCAAACTGGTCTTAGCCCCCTCATCGCTGCAGGGATTCCTTGTGTGAGTTCGTGTGTGTTGGATTACATGCATATGGTCTGCCTTGGTGTAGTTAGGCGAATGTTGATCTACTTGACTCGTGGCCCGAAAATATGTCGACTATCTGTGAGGCAAAAAGATGCAATATCCAAAAAACTAATTGGACTGAGAGGGAGAATGCCAAGTGAATTTGCTCGGCAACCACGTGGTCTACATGAAATGGATAGGTGGAAAGCCACTGAATTTCGCCAGTTTCTGCTATACACAGGACCTGTGGTGTTAAAAACTGTGAT CCATGTCCATACTGCTGGAGTCCGATGA
- the LOC121636096 gene encoding putative nuclease HARBI1, whose amino-acid sequence MQNFTMDALALLEDYANGRIRMERVFRDHQDFLANDDDWLICRFRFPRAVLLNLCAELGPVLERSTRRNHAIPAHMQVLTTLGILATGSFQRELADRSGISQPSLSNVMPAVLDGIIKMSSRYIKFPYTVGEQANIKRQFAASTGFPNVIGAIDCTHVAIRAPSQNEFVYVNRKNVHSVNVQVISDSNLLLTNLVARWPGSTHDSFILAHSSVGNRLQAGASRDGWLLGDSGYPLRRWLLTPFANPQSAEEARFNSVHVRARSVVLMPLPRPPNNMFLRASTSPTSTSTSVSVKLRFLVFSVAMI is encoded by the exons ATGCAGAACTTCACAATGGATGCGCTGGCACTCCTTGAAGATTACGCAAACGGCAGGATCAGGATGGAGAGAGTTTTTAGAGACCATCAAGATTTCCTGGCCAACGATGATGACTGGCTGATATGCCGATTTAGATTTCCTAGAGCAGTGCTCTTAAATCTATGTGCTGAGTTGGGCCCAGTGTTGGAGCGATCAACCCGCCGGAACCATGCCATACCCGCGCATATGCAGGTGCTGACAACTCTCGGGATTCTGGCAACCGGCTCTTTCCAGCGGGAATTAGCCGACag GTCTGGAATATCTCAGCCATCGCTGAGTAATGTAATGCCTGCCGTTTTGGATGGCATTATAAAAATGAGCAGTCGATACATAAAGTTTCCATACACTGTAGGGGAACAGGccaacattaaaaggcaatttgcagcatcAACCGGTTTCCCAAATGTAATCGGCGCGATTGACTGCACTCACGTTGCTATAAGGGCTCCAAGTCAGAATGAGTTTGTCTACGTTAACCGAAAAAATGTGCATTCAGTTAACGTGCAAGTCATTTCCGACTCAAACTTGCTTCTGACAAATTTAGTGGCACGGTGGCCTGGGTCAACCCATGATTCATTCATCCTGGCACACAGCAGTGTAGGGaatagactgcaggcaggtgctTCGCGGGATGGGTGGCTTCTCG GTGACAGTGGCTATCCCCTGAGACGCTGGCTCCTCACGCCTTTTGCGAACCCGCAAAGCGCAGAGGAGGCGCGCTTCAATTCCGTCCACGTTCGTGCGCGCTCTGTTG TGCTGATGCCACTACCGAGGCCGCCAAATAATATGTTTTTGCGAGCCTCCACCTCACCAACAAGTACCTCCACCTCCGTCTCCGTAAAATTACGCTTCCTCGTCTTTTCGGTTGCCATGATTTAG